In the Ruminococcus sp. OA3 genome, one interval contains:
- a CDS encoding DUF6382 domain-containing protein, whose amino-acid sequence MMKITYKRDYHHSYLILTDGNVPDCDSYPVRMLLSGLIPGILKCKVHHIDNQLMFYYDVTSRQSLSSAYESKKLRKKELMLIINALLNVMEEMESYLLSPSGLLLLPDYVFINTAEDVGFCYWPGNSTEENEKIKGFTEYLLPKIDHCDQDAVVLGYQFYRKALEGQICSEDIRRDMYQNQPDTQKEKGQSEYDGVLAADGEVLEQERLQRQKLLEEMTKQEEGIKVSRPFWTAMKAVSGGLLVFVYIYLLKNRYFSWQMAVITGGIFGIVLAVGIAVNKFRNVKDKRTEAFREEPESLSHIREPELDSEEYADAESVESLLSEENQTCLLYPEKVKGAANLLPVSPAEGQKIILEDGITVIGKLEGAVDVVLNVPAVSRLHAKIVCNESCKIYDMNSKNGTYVNHEAVVGEQGYEIQNGDLITFANLTYRLQIWEE is encoded by the coding sequence ATGATGAAGATTACCTATAAGAGAGATTATCATCACAGTTATCTGATTCTGACGGATGGTAACGTGCCGGATTGTGATTCCTATCCGGTACGTATGCTGCTGAGTGGTCTGATACCCGGAATTTTAAAGTGCAAAGTTCATCACATTGATAACCAGCTTATGTTTTACTATGATGTCACTTCCAGGCAGTCATTAAGTTCAGCTTATGAGTCAAAGAAGCTGAGAAAAAAAGAATTAATGTTAATTATAAATGCACTGCTTAATGTGATGGAGGAAATGGAATCCTATCTGCTCAGCCCGTCGGGGCTTTTGCTGCTCCCGGATTATGTATTTATTAATACTGCGGAGGATGTGGGATTTTGTTACTGGCCCGGAAATTCAACCGAAGAAAATGAAAAGATCAAGGGGTTTACCGAATATCTGCTCCCTAAGATTGACCACTGTGATCAGGATGCAGTGGTACTGGGCTATCAGTTCTACAGAAAGGCTCTGGAAGGCCAGATATGTTCTGAAGATATTCGCAGGGATATGTATCAGAACCAACCGGATACACAGAAAGAAAAAGGTCAGTCCGAATACGATGGGGTTTTGGCGGCAGACGGGGAAGTGCTGGAGCAGGAGCGGCTCCAGAGACAAAAACTGCTGGAAGAGATGACGAAACAGGAGGAGGGGATTAAGGTATCTCGCCCTTTCTGGACGGCGATGAAAGCTGTCAGCGGGGGACTGCTTGTTTTTGTGTATATCTATCTGCTTAAAAACAGGTATTTTTCCTGGCAGATGGCAGTCATAACGGGAGGGATTTTCGGGATTGTCCTGGCAGTTGGGATCGCAGTAAACAAATTTAGAAACGTAAAGGATAAAAGAACAGAAGCCTTCCGTGAGGAGCCGGAGAGTCTCTCACATATACGGGAACCGGAGTTGGACAGCGAGGAGTATGCGGATGCAGAATCGGTGGAGAGCCTGCTCAGTGAAGAAAATCAGACCTGCCTGTTGTATCCGGAAAAAGTAAAAGGGGCTGCAAATCTTCTACCGGTATCACCGGCCGAAGGTCAGAAAATCATATTAGAGGATGGAATCACTGTTATTGGAAAGCTTGAAGGGGCGGTAGATGTCGTTCTCAACGTTCCGGCAGTCAGCCGTTTGCATGCCAAGATCGTCTGCAATGAGAGCTGCAAGATATACGACATGAATTCCAAGAACGGAACGTACGTTAACCATGAAGCTGTTGTGGGCGAACAGGGATATGAGATTCAAAACGGAGATCTGATCACGTTCGCAAATCTGACTTACCGCTTGCAGATTTGGGAAGAATGA
- a CDS encoding TadE/TadG family type IV pilus assembly protein produces the protein MEDISRRINNGSMTVEAAFIVPMVLMTVFLSMLLAFYVHNRAWYTAAVAEAVLTSAAESVRNENKGERALAEKMEERVQKQGFPIRNLSVSTWAQDENVTATAEAAAGRTFGGGGWRFKVKETARIIRPVNFIRKIQGLSVLMGER, from the coding sequence ATGGAAGATATTAGCAGACGGATTAATAATGGGAGTATGACGGTAGAAGCAGCATTTATCGTCCCGATGGTATTGATGACTGTTTTTCTTTCGATGCTGCTGGCATTTTACGTCCATAACCGGGCATGGTATACGGCAGCGGTAGCTGAGGCAGTATTGACATCCGCGGCTGAAAGTGTCAGAAATGAGAATAAAGGGGAGCGGGCTCTTGCAGAAAAAATGGAAGAACGGGTGCAGAAACAGGGATTTCCAATCCGGAATCTGTCTGTGAGCACATGGGCACAGGATGAAAATGTTACAGCCACGGCAGAGGCAGCTGCCGGAAGAACATTCGGAGGCGGTGGATGGAGGTTTAAAGTTAAGGAGACAGCGCGGATTATCAGACCTGTGAACTTTATCCGAAAGATTCAGGGACTCTCCGTGCTGATGGGGGAGCGATGA
- a CDS encoding DUF5702 domain-containing protein, translated as MHEKGSITAYLSLILVLMISLLLAGLYSVQLAGARVQMVSAVDQGLYSLFARYDRTLLERYQLFYVDGSRGQGDMQMGKLYGTMEEDIARILFNRVDGNHNGNIGDLVMQGGGITGYTLATDSGGSSVKEQAAAYMKASLGAQGVRLLLEKNSRDRDMAQNMENARESIEAGESLDQYDHLKEQAEQEQEARDEAGEEMMLPEAPEDFVNPIETVRELKQLGILSLVLPDGKELSGRTQELSALASGRKLETGMGMYETGREESGVTEEILFGEYILQHCGNFSSPQPCEGLAYQAEYIIQGNHSDIVNLKGVVHKLLLMREAANLLHLYQDQAKRAQTRAAAGVIASLLLLPEAVPVVEQILLVCWAYAESILDVRGLLAGEKVPAFKEASSWQLTLSNIPRLLDGADDLRKNDRKGMSYNDYLRILLGIRNSRQKMAGCLDMIEMGMRAEEGKSNFRMDCCLYTTEVQFSFIAGKGNTYEVIRGYGYDM; from the coding sequence CCAGGGTACAGATGGTCAGCGCAGTGGATCAGGGTCTGTATTCACTTTTTGCACGCTACGACCGTACGCTGCTGGAGCGGTATCAGCTGTTTTATGTTGACGGAAGCCGCGGCCAGGGAGATATGCAGATGGGTAAACTGTATGGGACCATGGAGGAGGACATCGCCCGGATTTTGTTTAACCGTGTGGATGGGAATCATAACGGAAATATTGGAGATTTGGTAATGCAGGGCGGCGGAATCACCGGGTATACACTGGCAACCGACAGTGGAGGGAGCAGCGTAAAAGAACAGGCAGCGGCATACATGAAAGCATCTCTCGGTGCGCAGGGTGTGCGTCTTCTTCTGGAGAAAAACAGCAGAGACAGGGATATGGCACAGAACATGGAGAATGCCAGAGAGAGTATTGAAGCAGGCGAATCTCTGGATCAATATGATCATCTGAAAGAGCAGGCGGAACAGGAGCAGGAGGCCAGGGATGAGGCCGGAGAAGAAATGATGCTACCAGAAGCGCCGGAGGATTTTGTTAATCCCATAGAAACGGTAAGGGAGTTAAAGCAGCTTGGGATTCTGTCACTGGTACTACCGGATGGAAAAGAGCTTTCGGGCAGGACACAGGAGTTATCTGCACTGGCCTCAGGTAGAAAACTGGAAACTGGTATGGGAATGTACGAAACAGGGCGGGAAGAAAGCGGAGTTACTGAGGAGATTCTGTTTGGGGAATATATTCTGCAGCACTGCGGAAATTTCAGCAGCCCTCAGCCCTGTGAGGGGCTCGCCTATCAGGCAGAGTATATCATTCAGGGGAATCACAGTGACATTGTGAACCTAAAAGGAGTAGTTCACAAGCTTCTTCTGATGAGAGAGGCAGCAAATCTGCTGCATCTTTATCAGGATCAGGCAAAGCGCGCGCAGACCCGGGCTGCTGCCGGTGTCATCGCATCACTTCTGCTGCTTCCGGAGGCAGTTCCCGTAGTGGAACAGATTTTGCTGGTGTGCTGGGCGTATGCGGAAAGTATTCTGGATGTCAGAGGGCTTCTGGCAGGGGAGAAGGTACCGGCATTCAAGGAGGCCTCATCCTGGCAGCTAACTCTCTCTAACATCCCCCGGCTGCTTGATGGTGCAGATGATCTCAGGAAAAACGACAGGAAAGGGATGTCATACAATGATTATCTGAGAATCCTGCTCGGTATCAGAAACAGCCGGCAGAAAATGGCAGGATGTCTGGATATGATCGAAATGGGAATGAGGGCAGAAGAGGGCAAGAGCAATTTCAGGATGGACTGCTGCCTGTACACTACGGAAGTACAATTTTCCTTTATCGCAGGAAAGGGTAATACGTATGAAGTCATCCGCGGATATGGATATGATATGTAA